GCCCACACAATCGCCTCGGCACTCGCATGAACAGTCACGGCCACGGTGCCGGCGGAACACAGTGCGGGCAACCGCGAATCCACGCCGAACGGACCAGCGACGACTGTGCGATTGATTGGATCATCCGCGACGACTTGATGCTGGGCACCACTTGCGTCGAACGGGGGGATGTACCACCCAGAACCCCAGCTCCGTTGGCAGCACTTGTCGAATCCGGCACCGCGGCGCGGATTGAGACACGCGATGGCGCCATCAGAGTGTGGCGGTCGCCGCACACCTCCAGTTGGGATGGCCTGGCGGGCCAAGTTGACAACGCAGTGCACGCCGCGTTTGCGCACGGTCCCTGGATCGTCGATGCCGCACCCACAGCCAACCGGTCCGGGCCCGCCGACTCACGCTTGGTGCAAGGGGTGAGCGAACTCCTCGACGGTGAGGTCGGCGACTACATCACCTCACATGGTGGACACATGACGCTGCTCGATGTCAGCGACGGTGTTGTGACCCTCGAACTGTCCGGGGCGTGCAAGGGATGTCCTGCGGCGACGCACACCCTGCGGATGGGAATCGAGACTCGACTGCGCGATCGGTAC
The Candidatus Nanopelagicales bacterium genome window above contains:
- a CDS encoding NifU family protein; translated protein: MSELLDGEVGDYITSHGGHMTLLDVSDGVVTLELSGACKGCPAATHTLRMGIETRLRDRYPELRAVVAKT